In a genomic window of Salegentibacter salegens:
- a CDS encoding OsmC family protein, which translates to MKISLKRLNKDYHFETVNERGDIVHLDNKTDAEPKGASPMDLLLRAIAGCSSIDIVMILKKQHLELEDLQVEVEGFREDGAVPNVFKKIQLNFLLKGDVPAAKAKRAVDLSMEKYCSVSKMLEKAAEINYAITLNGELIN; encoded by the coding sequence ATGAAGATCAGCCTAAAAAGACTTAATAAAGATTATCATTTTGAAACCGTAAATGAACGAGGAGACATTGTTCACTTAGACAATAAAACCGATGCCGAACCAAAGGGTGCCAGCCCAATGGATCTATTGCTAAGAGCTATTGCGGGTTGCAGCAGTATTGATATAGTTATGATTCTCAAAAAGCAACACCTGGAACTTGAAGATCTTCAGGTTGAGGTTGAAGGCTTTAGGGAAGATGGTGCAGTGCCAAATGTTTTTAAGAAAATTCAGCTTAATTTTCTTTTAAAAGGAGATGTGCCCGCGGCAAAAGCAAAACGTGCAGTAGATCTTTCTATGGAAAAATACTGTTCGGTTTCTAAAATGCTGGAAAAGGCAGCTGAAATTAATTATGCTATCACCTTAAATGGTGAGCTTATCAATTAA
- a CDS encoding homocysteine S-methyltransferase family protein encodes MSKLEEQLQKNILILDGAMGTMLQEYKFSEEDFRGKRFSDWPVSVQGNNDLLSLTQPEAIATIHRKYFEAGADIVETNTFSATTIAMADYKMEELVDELNYESARIAKEVAVKMTEENPEKPRFVAGAIGPTNKTASMSPDVNDPGFRAISFEELRVAYKQQARALIKGGADILLVETVFDTLNAKAALFALDELKEELQLDIPIMVSGTITDASGRTLSGQTAEAFLISVSHISLLSVGFNCALGAKQLTPHLEVLNRFANCGVSAYPNAGLPNAFGEYDQDAEEMARQIREYLEKGLVNILGGCCGTTPEHIKAIAEIAKDYNPRKIVKPEFSTAL; translated from the coding sequence ATGTCGAAATTAGAAGAACAACTTCAAAAAAATATACTCATTTTAGACGGTGCCATGGGCACGATGCTTCAGGAATACAAATTTTCTGAAGAAGACTTCCGTGGAAAACGTTTTAGCGATTGGCCGGTTTCCGTGCAGGGAAATAACGATCTTTTGTCTCTTACGCAGCCTGAAGCAATCGCAACAATACATCGCAAATATTTTGAAGCCGGAGCCGATATTGTAGAAACTAACACCTTTTCTGCAACCACGATCGCCATGGCCGATTATAAAATGGAAGAGCTGGTAGACGAACTCAATTATGAGTCGGCCAGGATTGCCAAAGAAGTTGCCGTGAAAATGACTGAAGAAAACCCGGAAAAACCTCGTTTTGTAGCCGGCGCCATTGGCCCAACTAACAAAACTGCCAGTATGAGCCCAGATGTAAACGACCCCGGATTTCGTGCAATTTCTTTTGAAGAATTGCGGGTAGCTTATAAACAACAGGCCAGAGCTTTAATAAAAGGCGGCGCAGATATTCTTCTGGTAGAAACCGTGTTTGATACTTTAAATGCTAAAGCAGCACTTTTTGCCCTGGATGAACTTAAAGAAGAATTGCAGTTAGATATTCCAATAATGGTAAGTGGGACGATTACCGATGCTTCAGGAAGAACTCTTTCGGGGCAAACCGCTGAAGCTTTTCTAATTTCAGTATCACATATTTCATTATTGAGTGTTGGATTTAACTGCGCATTGGGCGCTAAACAACTAACTCCGCACCTGGAAGTTTTAAACCGATTTGCGAACTGTGGAGTTTCGGCTTATCCTAATGCAGGATTGCCAAATGCTTTTGGAGAATACGACCAGGATGCTGAAGAAATGGCAAGACAGATTAGGGAATATTTAGAAAAAGGTTTGGTGAATATTCTTGGTGGTTGCTGTGGTACCACACCAGAGCATATTAAAGCTATTGCTGAAATTGCCAAAGATTATAATCCAAGAAAAATAGTGAAACCTGAATTTTCCACCGCTTTATGA